DNA sequence from the Chryseobacterium indicum genome:
GAACATATCTATATTATCCATATTTATCTAATATTGTGGTCTATTAAAAACTATTGTGCCAATATTTAAAACTCTTGTACGCTGATTAGTCCCCGCAAGATGGGCACCCCATTTTACAGGATTAATTATATCCCAATTACTATACCCCGCAGCACTTGTCACTGATATACTAGCAAAAAGATTAGCTCGAAATCTATTGATAGTTTCCGTTGAGGTATGTGATTGCATACCCGACAGTCCTCCTGTTGCACCTTGCGAGCTTCCTCTTGCATTAGAGTCAGTAGCACTAGCAGAAACATTTCCACCAGTACCCACTCCTCCAGGTGCATTGGTTACGGATCCCTGTACTCCTGCAGTTTGTCCAGTTGTTATTAATTGGGAACTGCCTAAACTTGGTGTAGATGATCCCCCTTGTGATGAGGTTACTGTTCCAGTTTCTGTTCTTATAGAAGTCAAATTATCAATGGAAAAAGAAATACTTACGCTCCAATCACAATCTAATCCATCAGTATCCGTAAAAGAATGCGATATCGCACCAAGTTGTCTTCCTCTAATTTGCGATTCCATAATTGGAAAAAAAATCTGTCTCCAATTTACAGTATCATACTGATAAGGTCTGCTTTGAGCTGCTGTATTTATTAACTCTTGTAAAATAACTTCAGTAGAAGCATTGACTTCTAAAATAATAGCAGAACTTGGAACAGGCTCTCTTAACAATTGGATCCCCGCATTTTTTTGATTTGTTTTATTGTTTCTTTGTGAAGCTGGAGTATTCAGCATTGCTTTTTCTCCATTTGCGGCTTTCCTTCCTGCCGCATCCGCTTCATTTTCCAATGCATAATCATCATTTATATTAAATCCCTGTTCTTGATGTGATGCATTTACAATACCTGATCTTTGCTGTATCACATGAGCCAGTTCGTGACCAAGAATTTCTTTACTTTGATTTGAATGAGGATTAAAGCTTGAAGCAAAATGAATTTCATTTCCTTGAGCAAAAGCTATTGCATTAAGGTTTTTTGCTTGTGTAGAATTC
Encoded proteins:
- a CDS encoding eCIS core domain-containing protein, with protein sequence METLKAQKEQAAQSKKNNSTFFKPVIQKKLSVGSANDSYENQSEKCNGNIPENIKNEMEYSFNSNFSDVILKENSTQAKNLNAIAFAQGNEIHFASSFNPHSNQSKEILGHELAHVIQQRSGIVNASHQEQGFNINDDYALENEADAAGRKAANGEKAMLNTPASQRNNKTNQKNAGIQLLREPVPSSAIILEVNASTEVILQELINTAAQSRPYQYDTVNWRQIFFPIMESQIRGRQLGAISHSFTDTDGLDCDWSVSISFSIDNLTSIRTETGTVTSSQGGSSTPSLGSSQLITTGQTAGVQGSVTNAPGGVGTGGNVSASATDSNARGSSQGATGGLSGMQSHTSTETINRFRANLFASISVTSAAGYSNWDIINPVKWGAHLAGTNQRTRVLNIGTIVFNRPQY